In the genome of Aequorivita sp. H23M31, the window TAAAACCACCATCGGAACAAACCAACCGGAAATTTTATCCGCCAATTTTTGAATGGGGGCACGACTTCTACTGGCCTTGTTGACCATTTCGATGATTTGCGATAACAAAGTATCACTGCCCACCTTTTCCGCATTCATTACAAAAGTCTGATTGCCATTTATGGTTCCTGCACTTACCGAATCCCCCTCACGCTTTGAAACAGGAACCGGTTCCCCAGTAATCATCGACTCATCAATCGATGTTTCTCCTTCCTCGATACTTCCATCTACAGGAACTTTTTCACCGGGTTTTACACGGAGCTTGTCCCCGACTTCTATTTTATCAATAGCAATGGTTTCTTCCTTTCCATCAACTATTCGAACAGCTTTGTTCGGCGCCAATTTCAGTAATTCCTTTACTGCGGAATTGGTTTTGTTGTGAGCTCTGGCTTCCAACACCTGCCCCATTAAAACCAATGTCAAAATCACTGCCGCCGATTCAAAATAAACGTGAACCGTTCCTGATTTTGTTAGGAATTGCTCAGGAAAAAAGCTAGGGAATAAAAGTGCAAAAACACTAAAAATCCACGCCACGCCCGCACCGATTCCGATTAGGGAAAACATATTCAGATTCCAAGTTTTTATGGAGCGATAAGCGCGTTCAAAAAACATCCACGTGGCGTAGAAAACTACGGGAATGGAAAGAGCCAACTGAACCCAATTCCAATATTTTAATGGCATTAATTTGTAAAGGGGATTGTTGGGAATCATATCTGACATCTCAATCAAAAAGATTGGAACAGTAAAAGCCAGGGAAATCCAAAACTTATTCAGCAAGTTTCTGTAGGTTTTATTTTCCTCAGATTCTTCTGGTTCCATAGGAACCAAGTCCATTCCGCATTTAGGACAAGAGCCAGGTTCATCACTTATAACTTCAGGATGCATCGGGCAGGTGTATTTTGTTGGAGTTGATGAAGTTTTCACTTCTTTTACCAAATCCATCCCGCAAACAGGGCAATCACCAGGTTTGTCGTAGGTTTTTTCACCTTCGCAGTGCATCGGACAATAATAGGTGCCCGGTCCACTATTCTTCTTTTTATCCGCTTCCTTTTTAGCCTTATGCTCGGCTTCTGCTTTATTATCGCCAGGCATAGATATGGAATAAGTTCCACCATCTTCCTTAAGCTCCTTTTGTAAATCCTCCAGAGAAACACTTTTATCAGATTCAATTACAGCCTCCTCCTTTTCGAGATTCACGGAAGCTTTTGAAACACCTTTTACAGCACCCAAAACCTTTTCTACATGGTTTCGGCAACCATCACACGTCATTCCGTAGATTTTATATATAGAAGAGTCCCCCAACCCCCGAAGGGGGCTTTTCTCTGCATTACTCCTCCCTATTCCGACAAGCTCAGCAGGGTGCTCGGGGGAGGTTGGGAGCGGACTGTCGGATATGCTATATCTCCCTCCATCATCTTCCAAAGCTTTTTGAAAAACTTCCAAGGGAATATGTTTATCCATTTCAATGGTCGCTTCTGCTTTTTCTAAATTGACCGAGGCATTAGAAACACCTTCAACTTCTGAAAGTGTTTTTTCAACGTGGCTTCGGCAACCGTTGCAGGTCATTCCGTTTATTTTATATGTATGTGTCATTTTCTTTGATGTTAGATTTTGGTTATCTGCCTGAAATGCACAGCAGATATACCCATATAGTTACCTCACAAAATAATCAATTATGGCTGTTTGTTGAAAATACAAAGCAACCGCTTCAATGCGATTTGTCTGAAATTTTAACTGCAATTCCTGAATATCCAGGACATCGTTAAAATCGATAGTGCCCGTTTCATAATTCCTGAGCAAAATTTCATTTGCGTTTTCAGCCTGTTTCAAATTCTTTTCTTGTGTCTGAATACGGATGCGAGCCGCATTCCTACTTCGGACCGCTTTCTGCAACTGCGAAACCAATACGTTCTGCCTTTCTTCCTTTTGAACATTAAGCACCTCGTTCCTTAATTTATTCTGACGGGCTATGGATTTGTATTTGTTGTTGAAAATAGGAATAGATAGCGAAACCATCGGCATAACCATATTGGGAGCTTCGGTATAGAGCATATATTCCATCCCAATACCGAAGGAAGGGGCACTTTCTTTTTTGTTTATCGCATCAGATTGGGAAACTGCCTTGCTCAATTCCTCATATTTTAGTAATTCGGGATGCAGCTGAAGCTTTTCAAAATCTATTTCCAAATCATTTTCCGGAATTGTCAAGGTATCTGCAATCACTATTTCCGAAACTTCCTGACGATTCATCAACTTATTAAAGGTCACCAGCTCCGCGGCAAAATCTTGTTCCAAAATTAATTTCCGTTCGAACAATTCATTCTGTCGCATTTGAAGTCTTAAAACCGAAACGGCAGAGGCTTTTCCCACCTCCACGGAGGTCAAGGCCAATCGTTCATAAGTTTCCAACAGTTGAATATTGGAATCCAATACTTGTTGTTTTTTGGTAATTTCATAAAGACGATAATAAGATTGCGATAAGGCCATCGCCGTTTTTCTTTTGGCAATATTGATTTCCACAAAATCGGCATCTGCCATAGCTTCCGCATATTTTCCACGAGCTGAAATGGTTCCAAACCACGGAAACATTTGCATAACTGAAAATGCACCCTCTTGCATCATTGGCATATCATTCTTTCCCACCGAGTACGCTCCCTCAAACTGAGTGTTGGGAAGTGAATTGGTTTCCGAAATCTTCTCGGAGGATATTTTATACTGAAGCTCAACTGCTTGAATACTGGGATTGTTCTGAATGGCTTCTTCAATATACGAATTGAGTTCCTGGCCCTGAACCGTTGTTCCATACAGCAACAAACAAATAAATACCATTCCGAAAGCAAACGGTTTTAGATTAAGAAAGCGATATTTCCTATTAAGATTTTCAGTCTTCATAACTTAGCTCTGCTTTAAAGTTAGTTTCACATTTTTCAGTTTTGCTTCTTTTCGCCAGCTGTATAAAATTGGCACCACAAAAAGAGTTATCAAAGCAATCAACATTCCTCCAAAACTTGGAATGGCCATTGGAATCATGATATCACTCCCTTTTCCTGTGGAGGTCAAAATTGGAAGGAGTGCCAGAATGGTAGTAGCGGTAGTCATCAAACATGGACGTATTCTTTTTTCACCAGCTTCTACAATGGATGCTCGAATTTCCCTTACAGTATCCGGATCATTTTTATTGAAAGTTTGGGTAAGGTAAGTGGCCATCACCACGCCATCGTCAGTAGCAATTCCGAAAAGGGCTATAAATCCGACCCATACCGCAACGCTTAGATTGATGGGATGGATTTGGAAAAGCTCGCGCAGGTTATGGCCTAAGAAATTAAAGTTGAGGAACCAGTCTTGCCCATAAAACCATATCATCAAGAATCCTCCGGCAAATGCCACGGCAATCCCACTGAATACCATCAAGGAAGTACTCACGGAACGGAACTGAAAATATAAAATCATAAAAATTATGAACAGGGCCAATGGTACAACCACCGATAAAGTTTTTTCGGCTCTAAGCTGGTTCTCATAAGTTCCTGTAAAGCGATAGGTAATTCCCTTGGGAACAATCAGGTCTCCAGAATCAATTCTATCCTGGATAAGTGCTTGCGCTCTTTCTACCACATCCACTTCGGCATAGCCGTCCATTTTGTCAAACAGCACATAGCCTACCAGAAATGTATCCTCACTTTTAATAGCCTGTGGGCCCTGTTCATAACGGATGTTTACCAGTTCACCGAGCGGCACTGGAATTCCTTTTTCTACCGGAACATAAATATCCTTTAAATCTCCAGGGTTTGCGCGAAGTTCTCTAGGGTAACGAACTCTTACTCCATAACGTTCACGTCCTTCGACTGTTTGGGTGAGCACCATCCCGCCCACGGCCACTTCCAGCACGTTCTGAACTTCTTCAATTGAAACCCCGTAACGCGCTATTTTTTCCCGGTCTATATCGATAAGCAAATAGGGTTTCCCCACGATACGATCG includes:
- a CDS encoding heavy metal translocating P-type ATPase; the encoded protein is MTHTYKINGMTCNGCRSHVEKTLSEVEGVSNASVNLEKAEATIEMDKHIPLEVFQKALEDDGGRYSISDSPLPTSPEHPAELVGIGRSNAEKSPLRGLGDSSIYKIYGMTCDGCRNHVEKVLGAVKGVSKASVNLEKEEAVIESDKSVSLEDLQKELKEDGGTYSISMPGDNKAEAEHKAKKEADKKKNSGPGTYYCPMHCEGEKTYDKPGDCPVCGMDLVKEVKTSSTPTKYTCPMHPEVISDEPGSCPKCGMDLVPMEPEESEENKTYRNLLNKFWISLAFTVPIFLIEMSDMIPNNPLYKLMPLKYWNWVQLALSIPVVFYATWMFFERAYRSIKTWNLNMFSLIGIGAGVAWIFSVFALLFPSFFPEQFLTKSGTVHVYFESAAVILTLVLMGQVLEARAHNKTNSAVKELLKLAPNKAVRIVDGKEETIAIDKIEVGDKLRVKPGEKVPVDGSIEEGETSIDESMITGEPVPVSKREGDSVSAGTINGNQTFVMNAEKVGSDTLLSQIIEMVNKASRSRAPIQKLADKISGWFVPMVVLISIITFIVWAIFGPEPAYVYALVNAIAVLIIACPCALGLATPMSVMVGVGKGAKNGVLIKNAESLETLSKIDVLIIDKTGTITEGKPSVEKVGSSKDFSEEEILQYIASLNSSSEHPLADATVKYGKEKDIELIKPSDFNSVTGKGVTGIINGKNIALGNEKLMEEVNASLSEEIKKEISEEQKKGKTVPMLAIDGKVEGYVVISDKIKGTSKKAINELQEKGIEVIMLTGDNHDTAKAVASELNLSDFKADVLPQDKLEMVEKLQSEGKKVAMAGDGINDAPALAQSDVGIAMGTGTDVAIESAGITLVKGDLHGIVKAFHLSEKVMRNIKQNLFFALIYNTLGVPIAAGVLFPVFGLLLSPMIAALAMSFSSVSVIANALRLRGAKI
- a CDS encoding TolC family protein; translated protein: MKTENLNRKYRFLNLKPFAFGMVFICLLLYGTTVQGQELNSYIEEAIQNNPSIQAVELQYKISSEKISETNSLPNTQFEGAYSVGKNDMPMMQEGAFSVMQMFPWFGTISARGKYAEAMADADFVEINIAKRKTAMALSQSYYRLYEITKKQQVLDSNIQLLETYERLALTSVEVGKASAVSVLRLQMRQNELFERKLILEQDFAAELVTFNKLMNRQEVSEIVIADTLTIPENDLEIDFEKLQLHPELLKYEELSKAVSQSDAINKKESAPSFGIGMEYMLYTEAPNMVMPMVSLSIPIFNNKYKSIARQNKLRNEVLNVQKEERQNVLVSQLQKAVRSRNAARIRIQTQEKNLKQAENANEILLRNYETGTIDFNDVLDIQELQLKFQTNRIEAVALYFQQTAIIDYFVR